From Primulina huaijiensis isolate GDHJ02 chromosome 15, ASM1229523v2, whole genome shotgun sequence, one genomic window encodes:
- the LOC140959892 gene encoding oxaloacetate tautomerase FAHD1, mitochondrial-like isoform X1: protein MFALIQVSLPLSNPLLGRYRVSKTLSRPLKMASSASACQKLLAVGTKIIAVGRNYAAHAKELGNAIPKEPVLFMKPTSSYLENGGKIEVPEPLEARDHEVELAVVIGQRARNVSEAVAMNYVGGYALALDMTAREIQSVAKSAGLPWTTAKGRDTFTPISSVLPPSNVSDPHNLELWLKVDGDIRQKGSTSDMIFKIPFLISHISSLFTLFEGDVILTGTPKGVGPVKIGQKIEAGITGLFDIHFDVGRR, encoded by the exons ATGTTTGCTCTGATACAAGTTTCATTGCCGTTGAGTAACCCTCTGTTGGGGAGGTATAGAGTTTCTAAAACATTGTCGAGACCACTAAAAATGGCCAGCTCAGCATCAGCATGTCAGAAGCTCCTTGCCGTCGGCACAAAAATCATTGCTGTTGGACGGAACTATGCCGCACATGCGAAAGAACTTGGAAATGCCATTCCTaaa GAACCAGTGCTCTTTATGAAGCCGACATCATCGTATCTGGAAAATGGTGGGAAAATTGAGGTGCCGGAGCCGCTGGAGGCACGGGATCACGAGGTTGAGCTGGCTGTGGTCATTGGTCAGCGTGCCCGCAATGTATCTGAAGCAGTGGCCATGAATTATGTTGGAG GTTATGCTCTTGCTTTGGATATGACTGCAAGGGAGATCCAATCTGTTGCAAAG TCTGCAGGTCTTCCTTGGACCACAGCTAAAGGCCGAGATACCTTCACACCTATCAGCTCTGTT TTGCCCCCTTCGAATGTGTCTGACCCTCATAATTTAGAATTATGGTTAAAG GTTGATGGAGATATACGACAGAAAGGATCAACGAGTGATATGATATTTAAGATCCCGTTCTTGATTAGCCACATCAGTTCTCTCTTTACGCTTTTTGAGGGAGATGTCATTCTGACAG GCACTCCTAAAGGTGTTGGTCCGGTTAAGATAGGTCAAAAGATTGAAGCTGGAATTACAGGCTTGTTCGACATACACTTCGATGttggaagaagatga
- the LOC140959892 gene encoding oxaloacetate tautomerase FAHD1, mitochondrial-like isoform X2, whose product MASSASACQKLLAVGTKIIAVGRNYAAHAKELGNAIPKEPVLFMKPTSSYLENGGKIEVPEPLEARDHEVELAVVIGQRARNVSEAVAMNYVGGYALALDMTAREIQSVAKSAGLPWTTAKGRDTFTPISSVLPPSNVSDPHNLELWLKVDGDIRQKGSTSDMIFKIPFLISHISSLFTLFEGDVILTGTPKGVGPVKIGQKIEAGITGLFDIHFDVGRR is encoded by the exons ATGGCCAGCTCAGCATCAGCATGTCAGAAGCTCCTTGCCGTCGGCACAAAAATCATTGCTGTTGGACGGAACTATGCCGCACATGCGAAAGAACTTGGAAATGCCATTCCTaaa GAACCAGTGCTCTTTATGAAGCCGACATCATCGTATCTGGAAAATGGTGGGAAAATTGAGGTGCCGGAGCCGCTGGAGGCACGGGATCACGAGGTTGAGCTGGCTGTGGTCATTGGTCAGCGTGCCCGCAATGTATCTGAAGCAGTGGCCATGAATTATGTTGGAG GTTATGCTCTTGCTTTGGATATGACTGCAAGGGAGATCCAATCTGTTGCAAAG TCTGCAGGTCTTCCTTGGACCACAGCTAAAGGCCGAGATACCTTCACACCTATCAGCTCTGTT TTGCCCCCTTCGAATGTGTCTGACCCTCATAATTTAGAATTATGGTTAAAG GTTGATGGAGATATACGACAGAAAGGATCAACGAGTGATATGATATTTAAGATCCCGTTCTTGATTAGCCACATCAGTTCTCTCTTTACGCTTTTTGAGGGAGATGTCATTCTGACAG GCACTCCTAAAGGTGTTGGTCCGGTTAAGATAGGTCAAAAGATTGAAGCTGGAATTACAGGCTTGTTCGACATACACTTCGATGttggaagaagatga